A part of Vespa crabro chromosome 20, iyVesCrab1.2, whole genome shotgun sequence genomic DNA contains:
- the LOC124431186 gene encoding ral GTPase-activating protein subunit alpha-1 isoform X1: MFGKKLHVDVKKSTLKVQDVKKDSATRFKHLKIVLENVDTDEAKGFFEGNFSHVYFILYDCFVSAEANLRQRELSFHIVHKAHREELEQVLHLLEKVLTLLPELLNRRWQCHSLARILQKLLHPGNSWKLRRQAIRYFILWYQALGENAPEHIHQMFACLVPGFPPPQSLHYKCERKIDNKKDKSTRTSTSDEKEKRDFYDAQVIQSIFHDNGSNQGPISQVDGGPILPPQGGEKPLDNETVRFLEALLEFMVTQVVKIEWRDKTTRQHKTFQFLLERFKATYLRYICPEFDDNFSLYKPNLELPTMRKPTNQSQNNYVLCKVALIKWIANFTHVARKDSLFTHLPQSTTPNEENPESELRRVSVTQHSSDSNLLSPESTLSQHDNQNQEDNTISAVTLVREVLYGNRDNVNFVHELYRQAFLLDFSHAGAIRKAIAVYKDWIQMNELPPFMLEPLDGHKERDYDDSLKKDSNETDKSPSENFRQTRLRNDSYLGAIHRENLFIRAGLQNVLQVFITQASHVFFLEYSGLNSTAALIEEQTDSCKRVLNVYRYVVMHSRLEPATWEQLLRVLLQITSLVLSENSSRRKHHETIGGKLAPAIFQTLIVTWIKANLNVVISTQLWDQFLEVLSSLTQWEELIREWAKTLDTLTRVLARHVYNLDLNDLPLDRLSEQKTKRRRGIGSRAASIGSVQPPCKGSIDQESNATSKENVTDHPLRDLRKGRMLPRSASDNTIYNGKARTKFHRSRTHTVHTGVPVLPLSIEQDMARLLSSGPTSSITGKMLPNRRAKSLDSIVIVDSEPPSPRCPSPTPSSGVDSNKDSPIQIENIDGSSIDTNDITERRSVMAGGGVRGWLPDVAVVLWRRMLSALGDVNNIQDPILHGQVMDYLVQLTQTLIKIRLNQGISGDNQVTPPAPELIPPLTVIAPWCFKAIQLPAQYEVGKLAAYRLICLLTVQPLDINLPKQHLNLFYRAVHNGIASNDSKVLHVLVKYTGPRLFSLNLPGSSLLILDYIHAANVILSSQDVEAPRTEAVSIIGSLLSLPATIAKLPVLQPNGSDILTIVCPDVKEHVVNILLRSCRREPTGIARCLALSSIAMFAYRELSCKNQHPRIPEAVTVLLLALRATHVIVAQVACDSLLLLCDKADILLELYPNVPCKITHVLSETLGRMTLRERRGPLTISMIFCLGEWAMNLGPTVLLRVYQGKPLLMTLFTVLDNIAQNKGGKDPPKTNKCHQDEDDDFDPDVTLDNLTDEICAKSPHRGNVHSVQLAAKMVMMHLINHLGHFPMGIGAARLSSLVVELDDVPGIEGDELSSAIFQAPNIQLLMLSNSIIMSLVELAALDAPGGGVTAGLTTAPSLVRVLLRDLAGKASWDSSILYSQPFIDDEFQTPFGKSIDWGIKSHKEELNSVITQQSCASRHTIRHREPHILPTFANGASDMDNLDDLLQYIGHTSPEVLCNPEIALNAPANPPHGLYLESETIATILNQRNAEQEHLNNWSQHISMCATPISPPSCRQPPAPFHHCRLLFSHLGLSGWEQRRKLHLLTKNEKLLRELRNLDSQRSRETHKIAVIYVSQGQEDKNSILSNVAASKEYENFVARLAWEVELESHTGFLGGLVPGKASGVTAPYFATSFTEVLFHVATRMPSDSPESLLQKTRHLGNDEVHIVWSEHWRDYRRDIIPTEFCDVLIVIYPLHNKLYRIQISRKPEIPFFGPLFDECIVEDKVLPGLVRTTALAASRAKRSTLTLYQHYYEERARSIDTVMRNHKESTTFEEFTANVYSPVQPASPFSGTSSVSGSTTSVQSTASSNLAAALIDSHQGRSGLRSTSATSNDTRANRASDGSRVWFSNDAQENTALHGISPRPVKKMSFKSGPKQRTNTQPTPPDSPRYK, from the exons ATGTTCGGTAAAAAACTTCATGTAGACGTCAAAAAGTCAACACTCAAAGTTCAGGATGTTAAAAAGGACAGTGCAACCCGATTTAAACATCTTAAAATTGTCCTAG aaaatgttGATACGGACGAAGCAAAAGGCTTTTTTGAAGGAAATTTTAGtcatgtttattttatattatatgactGCTTTGTGTCTGCTGAGGCCAATCTACGACAGCGTG AACTTTCCTTTCATATCG TACACAAGGCACATAGAGAAGAATTAGAGCAAGTATTACATCTATTAGAAAAAGTTTTAACTCTTCTTCCTGAACTTTTAAATAGACGATGGCAATGTCATAGTCTTGCAAGAATTCTACAAAAGTTATTACATCCTGGAAATAGTTGGAAACTTCGTAGGCAAGCCATAAG gtattttattttatggtaTCAAGCACTGGGTGAAAATGCTCCTGAACATATCCATCAAATGTTTGCCTGTTTGGTCCCAGGCTTTCCACCACCACAATCTTTGCACTATAAATGTGAACGTAAAattgataacaaaaaagataaatcaacGAGAACAAGCACATctgatgagaaagagaaaagagacttTTATGATGCACAAGTGATACAGAGTATTTTTCATGATAATGGTTCAAATCAGGGTCCGATAAGTCAGGTAGATGGTGGACCTATTTTACCTCCACAAGGAGGAGAAAAGCCATTAGACAATGAGACTGTTAGATTTTTAGAAGCATTATTGGAGTTCATGGTGACACAGGTAGTCAAAATAGAATGGAGAGATAAAACAACGAGGCAGCACAAgacatttcaatttttattagaacgtTTTAAAGCAACTTACCTCCGTTATATATGTCCAGAATTTGatgacaatttttctttatataagcCTAATTTAGAATTGCCTACAATGAGAAAGCCAACTAATCAAAGTCAGAATAATTATGTTCTTTGTAAAGTTGCACTAATCAAATGGATCGCAAACTTTACTCATGTTGCAAGAAAAGATAGTCTTTTTACACATCTCCCACAAAGCACAACACCCAATGAAGAAAATCCAGAGTCAGAGCTACGTCGCGTTTCAGTTACACAACATTCGAGTGATTCAAATTTACTTTCACCTGAATCTACATTATCTCAACACGATAATCAAAATCAAGAAGATAACACTATATCAGCTGTTACTTTAGTCAGAGAAGTTCTCTATGGAAATAgagataatgttaattttgttCATGAACTTTATAGACAAGCATTTCTCTTAGATTTCAGTCATGCAGGAGCAATAAGAAAAGCTATAGCTGTATATAAGGATTGGAtacaaatgaatgaattacCACCATTTATGTTAGAACCTTTGGATGGACATAAAGAACGAGACTATGATGATAGTCTGAAAAAAGATTCTAATGAGACAGATAAGAGTCCATCCGAAAATTTTCGTCAAACTAGATTGAGAAATGATTCATATTTAGGTGCTATACATAgggaaaatttgtttataagaGCAGGATTACAAAATGTACTGCAAGTATTTATTACACAAGCATCACACGTATTTTTCCTTGAATATTCAGGTTTAAATTCAACTGCAGCTTTAATAGAAGAACAAACCGATAGTTGTAAAAGAGTTTTGAATGTTTATCGATATGTTGTAATGCATTCAAGATTGGAGCCTGCAACGTGGGAGCAATTGCTCAGAGTACTTCTTCAAATTACGTCGCTAGTACTGAGTGAAAATTCATCTCGTCGCAAACACCATGAAACAATTGGTGGCAAATTAGCACCTGCTATATTTCAAACTTTGATTGTTACTTGGATAAAAGCCAATTTAAATGTAGTGATATCTACTCAACTTTGGGATCAGTTTTTAGAAGTACTATCTTCTTTGACGCAATGGGAAGAATTAATTCGAGAATGGGCAAAAACATTGGATACTTTAACACGAGTACTTGCAAGgcatgtatataatttagatTTAAATGATCTACCATTAGATAGATTAAgtgaacaaaaaacaaaaagacgtCGTGGAATTGGAAGTCGTGCTGCATCGATAGGAAGTGTTCAGCCACCATGCAAAGGAAGTATTGATCAAGAGAGTAATGCTAcatcaaaagaaaatgtaacag ATCATCCATTACGGGATTTAAGAAAAGGACGAATGTTACCACGCAGTGCAAGCGATAACACTATTTATAATGGAAAAGCTCGTACGAAGTTTCATAGAAGTCGAACTCATACTGTACATACTGGTGTTCCTG TACTTCCCCTATCTATAGAGCAAGATATGGCACGATTACTATCAAGTGGTCCTACATCATCAATAACTGGAAAAATGCTACCAAACAGACGTGCTAAATCATTGGATAGCATTGTCATAGTTGATAGTGAACCACCATCTCCACGTTGTCCCTCTCCAACACCAAGCAGTGGCGTTGACAGCAATAAAGATAGTCCAATACAAATAGAGAACATTGATGGCAGCAGTATTG atACAAATGATATAACAGAAAGAAGATCTGTTATGGCAGGCGGTGGAGTACGAGGATGGTTACCAGATGTTGCTGTTGTATTATGGAGGCGAATGTTATCTGCTTTGGgagatgtaaataatattcaagatCCAATATTACATGGTCAAGTTATGGATTATCTTGTACAACTCACACAAACTCTTATAAAG aTTCGCTTAAATCAAGGTATCTCTGGGGACAATCAAGTAACACCTCCTGCTCCAGAACTTATTCCACCTCTAACAGTTATTGCTCCATGGTGTTTTAag GCAATACAATTACCAGCTCAATATGAAGTAGGCAAATTAGCCGCTTATCGCCTTATATGCCTCTTGACTGTTCAACCTTTGGATATAAATTTACCAAAACAGCAtttgaatcttttttatcgtgcTGTTCATAATGGCATTGCTAGCAACGATAGTAAAGTACTCCATGTATTAGTCAAATATACTGGGCCTCGATTATTTAGTTTAAATCTACCTGGTTCTAGTCTTCTTATTTTGGATTATATCCATGCCGCTAATGTAATACTAAGTAGTCAAGATGTCGAg gcACCCAGAACGGAAGCTGTCTCTATAATCGgttcgctattatcattacctGCAACCATAGCTAAATTACCTGTGCTACAACCAAATGGATCTGATATTTTAACAATAGTATGCCCCGATGTAAAG GAACATGTAGTGAATATTCTTCTGAGAAGTTGTAGACGCGAACCAACTGGAATAGCAAGATGTTTAGCCCTTTCTAGCATAGCCATGTTTGCGTACAGAGAATTATCTTGTAAAAATCAACATCCACGAATTCCAGAGGCTGTTactgttcttcttcttgcgCTTAGG gCTACACATGTGATAGTTGCTCAGGTGGCATGCGATTCCCTTTTACTTTTGTGCGACAAGGCAGACATTTTATTGGAATTGTATCCTAATGTACCATGCAAAATCACACAT gtCCTTTCAGAGACTCTTGGTCGTATGACTCTACGAGAAAGGCGTGGCCCATTAActatatcgatgatattttgTTTAGGAGAATGGGCTATGAATTTGGGTCCAACTGTATTATTACGTGTATATCAAGGAAAACCACTTTTAATGACATTATTCACA gtTTTAGATAACATAGCACAAaataaaggaggaaaagatcCACCAAAAACGAATAAATGTCATCAAGATGAAGACGATGATTTTGATCCCGATGTCACTTTGGATAACTTAACGGATGAAATATGTGCAAAGTCTCCTCATCGTGGTAATGTTCATTCGGTTCAGCTTGCAGCAAAaatg GTAATGATGCATTTGATTAATCATCTGGGTCACTTTCCAATGGGTATTGGTGCAGCACGTCTTTCGTCTTTAGTTGTTGAATTGGATGATGTACCAGGAATCGAAGGAGATGAGCTATCTTCTGCAATCTTTCAAGCAccaaatatacaattattaatgttatccaATTCAATTATAATGTCCCTCGTTGAATTAGCCGCACTTGATGCACCCGGAGGAGGAGTTACAGCTGGTTTAACAACGGCTCCTTCTTTAGTAAGAGTATTATTACGAGATTTAGCAGGGAAAGCATCTTGGGATAGTTCCATTTTGTATAGTCAACCGTTTATTGACGATGAATTTCAAACACCATTTGGAAAATCAA ttGATTGGGGTATAAAATCTCATAAGGAAGAATTGAATAGTGTTATAACGCAACAGAGTTGTGCCTCGAGACACACTATAAGGCATCGCGAGCCTCATATTTTGCCAACATTTGCAAATGGTGCAAGTGATATGGACAATTTAGATGAT CTTCTTCAATATATAGGACATACGAGTCCTGAAGTTTTGTGTAATCCGGAGATAGCATTAAATGCACCTGCTAATCCACCGCATGGATTGTACCTAGAAAGTGAAACTATTGCAACTATTTTAAATCAACGAAATGCGGAACAAGAACATCTTAATAATTGGAGTCAACATATTAg CATGTGTGCGACACCAATTAGTCCACCATCGTGCCGTCAACCACCAGCACCGTTTCATCACTGCCGGCTTCTATTTTCTCATTTGGGCCTGTCTGGTTGGGAACAACGGAGAAAGTTACATTTGCTtactaaaaatgaaaaacttcTACGTGAATTACGAAATCTTGATAGTCAACGTTCTAGAGAGACACATAAGATCGCAGTGATTTATGTTAGTCAGGgacaagaagataaaaattcgatattaAGCAATGTAGCAGCTAGTAAGGAGTATGAAAATTTTGTAGCCAGGTTAGCTTGGGAAGTTGAACTTGAATCGCATACTGGTTTTCTTGGGGGTCTTGTACCTGGAAAAGCATCCGGTGTAACTGCACCTTATTTTGCAACATCTTTTACCGAAGTTCTCTTTCATGTAGCAACAAGAATGCCATCCGATAGTCCAGAAAGTTTATTACAAAAG ACACGACATCTTGGCAACGACGAAGTTCATATTGTTTGGTCAGAACATTGGAGAGATTATCGTAGAGATATCATACCGACAGAATTTTGTGatgttttaatagttatttatcCATTGCACAATAAGTTATATAGAATACAAATTTCTAGAAAGCCAGAAATCCCATTTTTTGGTCCATTGTTTGATGAATGTATCGTTGAAGACAAAGTTCTCCCTGGTTTAGTTAGAACCACAGCTTTGGCTGCTAGTAGAGCCAAGAGATCAACCCTTACATTATATCAACATTA TTATGAGGAACGGGCAAGATCTATCGACACAGTAATGAGGAATCATAAAGAATCTACAACTTTCGAAGAGTTCACCGCAAATGTCTATTCTCCGGTACAACCAGCAAGTCCATTCAGTGGAACGTCTTCTGTATCTG GATCTACAACAAGCGTGCAATCCACAGCATCGTCAAACCTTGCAGCGGCACTTATAGATTCGCATCAGGGTCGTTCTGGTCTACGCAGTACTTCGGCAACAAGCAATGATACTCGTGCAAATAGAG CTTCTGATGGAAGCAGAGTATGGTTCAGTAATGATGCTCAGGAAAATACTGCTTTGCATGGAATTTCACCAAGACCTGTTAAAAAGATGTCTTTCAAAAGTGGGCCAAAGCAGAGAACAAATACACAGCCTACACCGCCGGATAGTCCAAGATACAAATAA